One stretch of Pradoshia sp. D12 DNA includes these proteins:
- the gerD gene encoding spore germination lipoprotein GerD, with protein sequence MTTIFKCALGLILCLFTLTSCSETNTESSEENYSETKKIIVDVLKSDEGKKAIEDILQDESVKTELIMNQEDISNTIETVLTSDKEKKFWENAFKDPKFVKSLANGLESSHKQILKDLMTDPEYMTLLTNVLKDSDMRKEFTEIMQGKDYRKELQSVLTEVIDSPLYKAKIEDILLKAADEKSKENSSNNKKENQT encoded by the coding sequence ATGACTACTATATTCAAGTGTGCTCTTGGTCTTATCTTATGCCTGTTCACTTTAACCAGCTGCAGTGAAACGAATACAGAATCAAGCGAAGAAAACTATAGTGAAACTAAAAAAATCATTGTAGATGTCTTAAAATCAGATGAAGGAAAGAAAGCAATAGAGGATATCCTTCAAGATGAATCAGTTAAAACCGAATTAATTATGAATCAGGAGGATATTTCAAATACCATTGAGACAGTATTAACTTCTGACAAAGAAAAAAAGTTCTGGGAGAATGCATTCAAGGATCCGAAGTTTGTAAAATCTCTTGCAAATGGACTGGAATCCTCTCATAAACAGATTCTTAAAGATTTAATGACTGATCCGGAATATATGACATTATTAACAAATGTCCTAAAGGATTCGGATATGAGAAAAGAATTCACAGAAATTATGCAAGGTAAGGACTATCGCAAAGAGCTTCAATCCGTCTTAACAGAGGTCATTGATAGCCCGCTCTATAAGGCAAAGATAGAAGATATCCTACTAAAAGCGGCTGATGAAAAATCTAAAGAGAATAGTTCAAACAATAAGAAAGAAAATCAAACATAA
- the rplM gene encoding 50S ribosomal protein L13, with product MRTTYMAKASDVERKWYVVDAEGQTLGRLASQVASILRGKHKPTYTPHVDTGDHVIIINASKIELTGKKLTDKIYYRHSMHPGGLKTRTALEMRTNYPEKMLEQAIKGMLPKGSLGRQMGKKLNVYAGAEHPHQAQKPEVLELRG from the coding sequence ATGCGTACGACGTATATGGCGAAAGCTAGTGATGTAGAACGTAAATGGTACGTTGTAGATGCCGAAGGTCAAACTTTAGGTCGTCTAGCATCACAAGTAGCCTCAATTCTTAGAGGTAAACACAAACCAACTTATACTCCACATGTTGACACTGGTGACCATGTGATTATTATCAATGCATCTAAAATCGAACTGACTGGTAAGAAATTAACTGATAAAATTTACTACCGTCACTCCATGCACCCAGGTGGTTTGAAAACAAGAACTGCTCTTGAAATGAGAACTAACTACCCAGAGAAAATGTTGGAGCAAGCTATCAAAGGTATGCTTCCAAAAGGATCTCTTGGTCGTCAAATGGGTAAAAAATTAAACGTATATGCTGGAGCTGAGCATCCACATCAAGCACAAAAACCTGAAGTTCTTGAGCTTCGCGGTTAA
- a CDS encoding Mrp/NBP35 family ATP-binding protein: MLTEAKVRELLEELKDPFLNKTLKETNGIIEIKIKEEKRHVSVKIAIAKTGTAEQLQIQQMVVNTLKEAGADTVGIRFADLPEDALAKFRESLPKEEKGLLDSDTTFIAIASGKGGVGKSTVSVNLAVALARLGKKVGLVDADIYGFSVPDMMGIDKRPTVKEERIYPVDRFGVKVISMGMFVEDNAPIIWRGPMLGKMLNNFFQEVEWGDLDYLLLDLPPGTGDVALDVHSMLPTCKEIIVTTPHPTAAFVAARAGAMAIRTEHEVIGVVENMSYFESKTTGEREYVFGKGGGEKLAEELNTELLGKLPLGQPDWNDEEFAPSIYAEDHPTGRMFTDIAEKVTEMVNK; the protein is encoded by the coding sequence GTGCTTACAGAAGCAAAGGTACGGGAATTACTTGAAGAATTAAAAGATCCATTTTTAAATAAAACCCTTAAAGAAACAAACGGTATTATAGAGATAAAGATTAAAGAGGAAAAGCGGCATGTGAGCGTGAAAATTGCCATTGCTAAAACAGGTACGGCTGAACAGCTGCAAATCCAACAAATGGTTGTAAATACATTAAAGGAGGCTGGGGCGGATACAGTTGGCATTCGTTTTGCTGACTTGCCAGAGGATGCCTTGGCTAAATTCCGTGAGTCTTTGCCGAAAGAAGAAAAAGGATTACTCGATAGTGACACTACCTTTATTGCAATTGCGAGTGGAAAAGGGGGAGTCGGCAAATCTACAGTCTCTGTAAATCTGGCAGTGGCTTTGGCGCGCCTTGGTAAAAAGGTTGGCCTGGTGGATGCTGATATTTATGGTTTTAGTGTTCCGGATATGATGGGGATTGATAAGCGTCCAACTGTTAAAGAGGAACGTATATACCCAGTTGATCGTTTCGGTGTAAAAGTGATCTCTATGGGGATGTTCGTTGAGGATAATGCACCAATTATATGGAGAGGTCCGATGCTTGGAAAGATGCTGAATAACTTTTTCCAGGAAGTAGAGTGGGGAGATTTGGATTATTTGTTGCTTGACCTTCCTCCTGGAACTGGAGATGTAGCCTTGGATGTTCATTCCATGCTGCCAACCTGTAAAGAAATCATCGTTACTACTCCGCACCCTACAGCTGCGTTTGTTGCTGCTAGAGCGGGTGCTATGGCAATTCGCACAGAGCATGAGGTAATTGGTGTTGTTGAAAACATGTCTTACTTTGAGAGTAAAACAACCGGCGAAAGAGAATACGTCTTCGGTAAAGGTGGCGGAGAAAAGCTAGCGGAAGAGCTTAATACAGAATTATTAGGCAAACTTCCTCTTGGACAGCCTGATTGGAATGATGAGGAGTTTGCGCCATCAATCTACGCAGAAGATCACCCGACCGGAAGGATGTTTACAGATATAGCTGAGAAAGTAACTGAAATGGTTAATAAATGA
- the cwlD gene encoding N-acetylmuramoyl-L-alanine amidase CwlD gives MNVHKKVLTTCFVVGAVLLFLMMSYRMNQRVSFQQWNLPLAGKVIVIDPGHGGIDGGATFNGVIEKNVTLPISLRLRDYLQEQGALVLMTREKDVDLAGSDSRSIRERKRTDLITRTKFINNSEADLYISVHANAFPQVNSKGAQTFYSPKFSENKQAAKLVQAEFIRNLKNTKRHAKPMESVYLVKHANKPGVLVEVGFLSNDEERRNLQNKVYQDDIALSIYTGVIRYFLKEHEED, from the coding sequence ATGAATGTTCATAAGAAGGTTCTCACGACCTGTTTTGTGGTTGGGGCAGTTCTTCTGTTTTTAATGATGTCATACAGGATGAACCAGCGTGTATCATTTCAGCAGTGGAATCTGCCCTTGGCTGGAAAAGTTATTGTCATTGACCCGGGACATGGAGGGATAGATGGCGGGGCGACCTTTAATGGTGTAATCGAGAAAAATGTAACATTGCCAATTTCGTTAAGACTAAGGGATTACCTGCAGGAACAAGGTGCCCTTGTTTTAATGACAAGAGAAAAAGATGTAGATCTTGCTGGTTCTGACTCCAGGAGTATACGGGAAAGGAAGCGGACGGATTTAATTACACGAACTAAATTTATAAACAATTCTGAGGCGGATTTGTATATTAGCGTGCATGCCAATGCCTTTCCACAGGTAAATTCGAAGGGAGCCCAAACATTTTATTCACCTAAGTTTTCTGAAAATAAGCAAGCAGCTAAATTGGTCCAAGCAGAGTTTATTCGTAATTTAAAAAATACGAAAAGGCATGCCAAACCAATGGAAAGTGTATATTTAGTCAAGCATGCGAATAAACCGGGAGTTCTGGTAGAAGTAGGCTTTCTTTCAAATGATGAAGAAAGACGCAATTTACAAAACAAAGTGTATCAGGATGATATCGCACTCTCAATCTATACGGGAGTGATTAGATATTTTTTAAAGGAACATGAAGAAGATTGA
- the rpsI gene encoding 30S ribosomal protein S9 gives MAQVQYYGTGRRKSSVARVRLIPGEGRIIINDRQIDDYIPFAALREVVRQPLVVTETTNSYDILVNVKGGGYTGQAGAIRHGIARALLEVDPEYRPGLKRAGLLTRDPRMKERKKYGLKGARRAPQFSKR, from the coding sequence TTGGCACAAGTACAATATTACGGTACTGGTCGACGTAAGAGCTCCGTTGCTCGTGTGCGTTTGATTCCAGGTGAAGGCCGCATCATTATCAATGATCGTCAAATCGATGACTACATTCCATTCGCAGCACTTCGTGAAGTAGTAAGACAACCTCTAGTTGTTACTGAAACAACAAACAGCTATGACATTTTAGTAAACGTTAAAGGTGGAGGCTACACAGGTCAAGCAGGCGCTATCCGTCACGGTATCGCTCGTGCATTACTTGAAGTAGATCCAGAATACCGTCCAGGACTAAAACGTGCAGGATTGTTAACTCGTGACCCACGTATGAAAGAGCGTAAAAAATACGGTCTTAAAGGCGCGCGTCGTGCACCTCAGTTCTCAAAACGTTAA
- the truA gene encoding tRNA pseudouridine(38-40) synthase TruA, with translation MIRYKCTIAYDGTNFAGYQIQPDKRTVQLELEKVLMTMHKGREVKVAASGRTDAGVHAKGQVVHFDSPLELPAERWKKALGTMLPADIAIVDIEKADPEFHARFNAVGKEYRYSISLAEVKDPFIRNYAYHYPYKLDLAMMERATEYLTGTHDFTSFCSAKTEVVDKVRTVKSINFLKDDQQLVIRFVGDGFLYNMVRIMVGTLLDVGIGKRRPEDMKDIIAAQDRTKAGRTAPGHGLYLWKVDYK, from the coding sequence ATGATACGTTACAAATGTACAATAGCTTATGATGGGACAAATTTTGCCGGCTACCAAATTCAGCCTGACAAGCGTACGGTTCAATTGGAATTGGAAAAGGTCCTAATGACCATGCATAAGGGAAGAGAGGTCAAGGTGGCTGCTTCAGGGCGTACAGATGCCGGTGTTCATGCCAAAGGGCAAGTCGTTCACTTTGACTCTCCACTTGAGCTGCCTGCGGAAAGATGGAAAAAAGCACTGGGAACTATGCTGCCTGCAGATATAGCCATCGTAGATATCGAGAAGGCAGATCCTGAATTTCATGCCAGGTTTAATGCGGTTGGTAAAGAATACCGTTATAGTATTTCGTTGGCTGAAGTAAAAGATCCCTTTATACGAAATTATGCCTATCACTATCCTTATAAACTCGATTTAGCTATGATGGAGAGAGCGACAGAGTATTTAACCGGGACCCACGATTTTACCAGTTTTTGCTCCGCTAAAACAGAAGTGGTGGATAAAGTAAGAACGGTCAAGTCAATTAATTTTCTTAAAGATGATCAACAATTGGTCATACGTTTTGTTGGAGATGGCTTTCTGTATAATATGGTACGGATTATGGTAGGTACTTTATTGGACGTTGGAATTGGTAAACGTCGTCCGGAGGATATGAAGGATATCATAGCTGCCCAAGATCGCACGAAAGCGGGGAGAACCGCACCAGGACACGGGCTATATTTATGGAAAGTAGATTATAAATAA
- a CDS encoding KinB-signaling pathway activation protein, with translation MSSRYWVKLFMNTLLIGGVTAGVVGLFAKWNEFSLKTPVELLVGFLWMAGVGLIFSVISQMCFFAYLTVHRLGMEMFRSVFVWHAIQLVLTVFVLVDLAYLRFVFFGNKTEGAFSYIWYPILILVVALIVGVLKVKQTNKSAFIPTLFFMVVVTVIEWFPVLRVNDESYMYFMLIPLLICNTYQLLILPKYHEKSKEAAKERMKRTQQKAAHS, from the coding sequence ATGAGCAGTCGATATTGGGTGAAGCTATTTATGAATACCTTGCTGATAGGTGGTGTTACAGCGGGGGTCGTTGGTTTATTTGCAAAATGGAATGAGTTTTCACTTAAGACACCAGTTGAATTACTAGTTGGCTTTTTGTGGATGGCTGGAGTTGGGTTAATATTCAGTGTTATTAGCCAGATGTGTTTTTTTGCGTATTTAACCGTTCATAGACTGGGAATGGAAATGTTTAGATCTGTTTTTGTCTGGCATGCCATTCAATTGGTGCTTACTGTATTTGTATTAGTTGACCTAGCTTATTTACGGTTTGTGTTTTTTGGAAATAAAACAGAAGGTGCCTTTTCATATATATGGTACCCTATCTTAATTTTAGTAGTAGCGTTAATAGTAGGTGTGCTGAAAGTTAAACAAACAAATAAAAGTGCCTTTATACCTACCTTGTTTTTTATGGTTGTAGTAACAGTAATAGAATGGTTCCCGGTGCTTAGGGTAAATGATGAAAGTTATATGTATTTCATGTTAATCCCTTTGCTTATCTGTAACACTTATCAGCTGTTGATTTTGCCAAAATACCATGAGAAATCAAAAGAAGCTGCGAAGGAACGTATGAAACGCACGCAGCAAAAAGCCGCACACTCGTAA
- a CDS encoding polysaccharide deacetylase family protein, with protein MPFFYVTNARRGKQLILLLIITFFTALFFYVEFLAVSPSFSINGKPKIIYKGEKGVALTFNIGWGDEKAEDILKALKQEKIHAATFFLAGSWVERHPHIVKMIKEQGYEIGLLGYSYIDYTELEEPGIQNDISKGLEAFRKAGIEKPLLLRTPTGDVDRRVLKIAEKSNLTMVHWSVNSMDWKNPGTKIIAQNVAQAKKGDIILLHASDAAIQTAKAIPLIKEELTNKNLKLLSVSEMISNSKSTSHEISRIPYMVNSSHLMIRETLQLN; from the coding sequence ATGCCCTTTTTTTATGTAACAAATGCACGCAGAGGAAAGCAGCTAATATTATTACTAATTATTACATTCTTCACAGCCCTATTTTTTTATGTGGAATTCCTCGCAGTCTCACCCTCTTTCTCAATCAATGGGAAACCCAAGATTATATACAAAGGAGAAAAAGGAGTAGCTTTGACCTTTAATATCGGCTGGGGCGATGAAAAGGCTGAGGATATTCTAAAAGCTTTAAAACAGGAAAAAATTCATGCTGCCACGTTTTTCTTAGCAGGCTCTTGGGTTGAACGGCATCCCCATATTGTTAAGATGATTAAAGAACAGGGCTACGAGATTGGCCTTCTAGGATATTCCTATATCGATTACACGGAGCTTGAAGAGCCTGGCATCCAAAATGATATATCTAAAGGGCTTGAAGCCTTCCGAAAAGCTGGAATCGAAAAGCCGCTCCTATTACGGACTCCTACTGGGGATGTAGATAGACGAGTATTAAAAATTGCCGAGAAGTCGAACCTTACAATGGTTCATTGGAGTGTCAATTCTATGGATTGGAAAAACCCAGGGACAAAGATTATTGCCCAGAATGTCGCTCAGGCCAAAAAAGGGGATATCATCTTACTTCACGCTTCTGATGCCGCCATACAAACCGCTAAAGCGATCCCCCTCATTAAAGAGGAATTGACTAATAAAAATCTGAAACTACTCTCTGTCTCTGAAATGATATCCAACTCTAAATCAACCAGCCACGAAATTAGCAGGATACCCTATATGGTAAACAGTAGTCATTTAATGATTAGGGAGACTCTTCAATTAAACTAA
- a CDS encoding DUF2521 family protein encodes MNTVVNLAAFRKEKRLKYEREILKDFSLELLGRQYRHLAKGLKCFPGYSIEPAEEHCYDIAVEGFLLGGYYSKFNRYGESPERIKERAKKEIDMLSQQLFYYLYQSEENGSPFIQETLRGLTDEYVTAWWMEGYAKGINRYKMRMK; translated from the coding sequence ATGAATACAGTTGTAAATCTTGCTGCTTTTCGTAAAGAAAAGCGGTTGAAATATGAGCGTGAGATACTGAAGGATTTTTCGCTTGAACTTTTAGGGAGGCAATATCGCCATCTTGCTAAAGGGTTAAAATGCTTTCCGGGATACTCGATTGAGCCTGCTGAAGAGCATTGCTATGATATTGCAGTGGAGGGATTCCTTCTAGGTGGATATTATAGTAAGTTTAATCGGTATGGAGAGTCGCCAGAGCGGATAAAAGAGAGAGCAAAAAAAGAAATTGATATGCTCTCACAGCAATTGTTTTACTACCTTTATCAATCGGAGGAAAATGGCTCTCCCTTTATACAAGAAACATTGCGCGGTTTGACGGATGAATATGTAACGGCATGGTGGATGGAAGGATACGCAAAAGGAATTAATCGCTATAAAATGAGGATGAAATAG
- a CDS encoding energy-coupling factor transporter transmembrane component T family protein: protein MMDKFIMGRYVPTDSVVHRMDPRAKLLLVFFYVCIVFLANNWISYAILITFTLVLLGLTKIKPLFLLQGLKPVIFLIILTLLIQLFFTKRGEVVFSLAGIDIYDEGIKMGIFISLRFTLLILVTSILTLTTTPIEITDGMEYLLNPLRKIKFPVHELALMISISLRFIPTLIEETDKIMKAQTSRGVDFSSGPLKERLSAVVPLLVPLFVGSFKRAEELATAMEARGYRGGEGRTKYRALKWEFPDMILIISLILLSIALILTRN from the coding sequence ATGATGGATAAATTTATAATGGGGCGCTATGTTCCAACTGATTCAGTTGTCCACAGAATGGACCCAAGGGCAAAATTATTATTAGTCTTTTTCTATGTATGCATCGTATTCCTGGCTAATAACTGGATATCGTACGCCATTTTAATTACTTTTACCTTAGTATTGCTAGGATTAACAAAAATTAAACCGCTATTCCTATTACAGGGATTAAAGCCGGTAATCTTTTTAATCATTCTAACATTGCTTATACAACTGTTTTTCACAAAAAGAGGAGAGGTTGTCTTCTCGCTCGCCGGTATTGATATTTATGATGAAGGAATTAAGATGGGGATCTTTATATCCTTGCGTTTTACATTATTAATCTTAGTTACTTCTATCCTGACGCTTACGACAACGCCGATTGAGATAACGGATGGAATGGAATATCTATTGAACCCTTTAAGGAAAATTAAATTCCCGGTTCATGAGCTTGCATTAATGATTTCTATCTCATTACGCTTTATTCCAACGTTGATTGAAGAGACGGATAAAATTATGAAGGCACAAACCTCAAGAGGCGTCGATTTTTCATCGGGCCCGCTGAAGGAAAGATTGAGTGCAGTCGTCCCGCTCCTTGTTCCATTATTTGTAGGTTCTTTTAAACGTGCTGAGGAGCTGGCTACAGCGATGGAAGCAAGGGGATACAGGGGCGGAGAAGGCAGGACCAAATATCGTGCTCTTAAGTGGGAATTTCCTGACATGATCTTAATCATCTCTCTCATCCTCTTATCAATCGCTCTTATCCTCACTAGAAACTAA